From the Thermococcus sp. Bubb.Bath genome, the window TATATCTCGGCGTTCTTCTTCGTCCACTCTACCTCCTCGTCGCTGAGCTTTCTAACGACCTTGCCGGGGACGCCGACAACGAGGCTGTAGTCGGGTATCTCCTTGCCCGGCGGAACGAGGGCACCGGCTCCGATGACGACGTGCTTCCCTATCTTCGCCCCGTCGAGGATCACCGCGCCCATTCCAATGATGACGTAGTCGTCTATGGTGGCCCCGTGGACTACCGCGTTGTGGCCTATAGTGACGTATTTCCCGACCTTAGTGGGAAGGCCGTGGGAAGTGTGTATGCTGACGTTGTCCTGGACGTTGGAGCAGCAGCCGATGTATATCTGCTCTATATCCCCACGGAGAACGGCGGAGGGCCAGACGCTCGTCTTCTCCTCAAGGACGACGTCGCCAATTACCGACGCAGTCTCATCTATGAAAGCGCTCTCGTGAATGACGGGCTTTTTGTCACCAAGTGCGTAGACAGGCATTCCTATCACCTCACTCAGGGGCTAGACGGGTCGGCTTATAAACATAACCGATTACTCCAACCG encodes:
- a CDS encoding gamma carbonic anhydrase family protein, coding for MPVYALGDKKPVIHESAFIDETASVIGDVVLEEKTSVWPSAVLRGDIEQIYIGCCSNVQDNVSIHTSHGLPTKVGKYVTIGHNAVVHGATIDDYVIIGMGAVILDGAKIGKHVVIGAGALVPPGKEIPDYSLVVGVPGKVVRKLSDEEVEWTKKNAEIYMELAELHLGKRRKL